A genomic segment from Klebsiella africana encodes:
- a CDS encoding alpha-keto acid decarboxylase family protein: protein MQPTYTIGDYLLDRLVDCGIDRLFGVPGDYNLQFLDRVIAHNALGWVGCANELNAAYAADGYARIKGAGALLTTYGVGELSALNGIAGSYAEHIPVLHIVGAPSTGAQQRGELLHHTLGDGDFRHFARMSEQITCSQALLTAGNACHEIDRVLRDMLTHHRPGYLMLPADVARAAAIAPAQRLLLEATPADENQLSGFCEHASRLLRGSRRISLLADFLAQRYGLQNSLREWVAKTPIAHATMLMGKGLFDEQQCGFVGTYSGIASAPQTREAIENADTIICIGTRFTDTITAGFTQHLAREKTIEIQPFAVRVGDHWFSGVPMEQALAALMTLSAPLAAEWAAPQVVAPEVEEEAEGELTQKNFWSTVQDALRPGDIILADQGTAAFGIAALKLPSEASLIVQPLWGSIGFTLPAAYGAQTAAAERRVVLIVGDGAAQLTIQEMGSMLRDKQKPLILLLNNEGYTVERAIHGPEQRYNDIALWDWQRLPEAFAPDVVSRCWRVTHTAELREAMAESITSETLTLVEVMLPKMDIPDFLRAVTQALEERNSRV from the coding sequence ATGCAACCGACCTACACTATTGGGGATTATCTGCTGGATCGCCTCGTCGATTGCGGTATTGACCGCTTGTTCGGCGTGCCGGGAGATTACAACTTACAGTTTCTCGACCGCGTCATTGCGCATAATGCGTTGGGATGGGTCGGCTGCGCCAACGAGCTGAATGCGGCATATGCCGCTGATGGTTATGCACGCATTAAAGGAGCCGGTGCGCTGCTAACCACCTACGGCGTCGGCGAACTGAGTGCGCTGAACGGCATTGCGGGTAGCTATGCGGAGCATATTCCGGTATTGCATATCGTCGGCGCGCCCTCTACCGGCGCCCAGCAGCGCGGCGAACTGCTGCACCATACCCTTGGCGATGGCGATTTCCGCCATTTCGCCCGCATGAGCGAGCAGATCACCTGTAGTCAGGCGCTGCTGACCGCCGGCAACGCCTGCCACGAAATCGACCGTGTTCTGCGGGATATGCTGACGCATCACCGGCCCGGCTATCTGATGCTGCCGGCCGATGTCGCCAGAGCGGCAGCGATTGCGCCAGCTCAGCGCTTGCTGCTGGAGGCCACTCCGGCGGATGAAAACCAGCTTTCCGGGTTCTGCGAACATGCCAGCCGCCTGCTGCGGGGCAGCCGACGCATTTCCCTACTGGCGGACTTCCTGGCACAACGCTATGGCCTGCAGAACTCGCTCCGGGAGTGGGTGGCGAAAACCCCTATCGCTCACGCAACGATGCTCATGGGCAAAGGGTTGTTCGATGAGCAGCAGTGCGGGTTTGTCGGGACCTACAGCGGGATTGCCAGCGCCCCACAGACCCGGGAGGCGATCGAAAACGCCGACACCATCATCTGCATTGGCACGCGCTTCACCGACACCATCACCGCGGGATTTACCCAGCATCTGGCGCGGGAGAAGACCATAGAGATCCAGCCCTTTGCCGTCAGGGTGGGTGACCACTGGTTTAGCGGGGTGCCGATGGAACAGGCTCTGGCTGCGCTGATGACGCTTTCCGCCCCGTTGGCGGCGGAGTGGGCGGCGCCTCAGGTCGTGGCACCGGAAGTCGAAGAGGAGGCCGAAGGCGAGTTAACCCAGAAGAATTTTTGGTCGACAGTGCAGGATGCGCTACGCCCCGGCGATATTATCCTCGCCGATCAGGGGACGGCGGCATTTGGCATCGCGGCGCTGAAGTTGCCGTCAGAGGCATCGCTCATCGTCCAGCCGCTATGGGGTTCGATTGGTTTTACCCTCCCGGCCGCGTATGGTGCGCAAACCGCGGCAGCAGAGCGGCGGGTGGTGCTGATCGTCGGCGATGGTGCCGCCCAGCTGACGATCCAGGAGATGGGCTCTATGCTTCGCGATAAGCAAAAGCCGCTTATTTTGCTGCTCAATAACGAAGGGTATACCGTGGAGCGAGCTATTCATGGTCCTGAGCAGCGCTACAATGACATTGCCCTGTGGGACTGGCAGCGGCTGCCGGAAGCCTTTGCCCCGGACGTTGTTTCGCGCTGTTGGCGGGTCACGCACACGGCTGAGTTACGGGAAGCGATGGCGGAAAGCATCACCTCCGAAACCCTTACTCTGGTCGAGGTGATGCTGCCGAAAATGGATATCCCTGATTTCCTGCGTGCGGTGACGCAGGCGCTGGAGGAGCGAAACAGCCGCGTTTAG
- a CDS encoding ion channel protein: MLHPRARTMLILSVPAILIGIASSLVLIVAMKVAALLQQVLWSQLPAQFGVGADSPLWIIAMLTATGIAVGLVVRYSTGHAGPDPATESLIGAPIATSALPGLLAALILGLAGGVSLGPEHPIMVVNIALAVAIGSRLFPRVSSLDWTILAASGTIGALFGTPVAAALIFSQTLNSNNDTPLWDRLFAPLLAAAAGALTTRLFFHPQFSLPIPHYGQMRFVDIISGIIVALIAIAVGMVAVWCLPRLHTLMHRLKNPILTLGIGGLLLGLLGTIGGHVTLFKGLDEMQQLAFSQTLTAGDFLLIALVKLAALVLASACGFRGGRIFPAVFVGVALGLMLHAHVDAVPAAITVSCAILGMVLVVTRDGWLSLFMAAVVVPDTTLLPLLCIVMLPAWLLLAGRPLMIAKRHTD, translated from the coding sequence ATGCTCCATCCTCGCGCCAGAACAATGCTGATCCTGTCGGTGCCGGCCATCCTGATTGGTATCGCCTCCAGTCTGGTCCTGATTGTCGCGATGAAAGTTGCCGCGCTACTGCAGCAGGTGCTGTGGAGTCAACTGCCGGCGCAGTTTGGGGTGGGCGCCGACAGCCCGCTGTGGATCATCGCCATGCTCACCGCGACAGGGATCGCCGTAGGCCTTGTGGTTCGCTACAGCACCGGTCACGCCGGGCCAGATCCGGCAACGGAATCGCTCATTGGCGCCCCCATAGCTACCAGCGCGCTGCCGGGGCTGCTGGCCGCGCTGATCCTCGGTCTCGCCGGCGGCGTCAGCCTCGGTCCGGAGCATCCGATTATGGTGGTGAATATTGCGCTGGCCGTCGCTATCGGCTCGCGGCTGTTCCCGCGCGTCAGCTCACTGGACTGGACCATCCTCGCGGCCTCAGGCACTATCGGCGCCCTCTTCGGCACCCCGGTGGCTGCCGCGCTGATCTTTTCGCAAACCCTCAACAGCAATAATGATACCCCGCTGTGGGATCGTCTTTTTGCCCCGCTGCTCGCTGCTGCCGCTGGCGCGCTGACCACCCGCTTGTTTTTCCATCCCCAGTTCTCTCTGCCCATCCCGCACTATGGCCAGATGCGCTTCGTCGATATCATCAGCGGCATCATCGTTGCCCTGATTGCGATCGCCGTCGGTATGGTTGCCGTGTGGTGCCTGCCGCGTTTGCATACCCTGATGCATCGGCTGAAAAACCCGATCCTGACTCTGGGCATTGGCGGATTGCTGTTGGGGCTCCTGGGAACTATTGGCGGACACGTCACCCTGTTTAAGGGACTGGATGAAATGCAACAGCTGGCCTTCAGCCAGACGCTGACCGCTGGCGATTTTCTGCTCATCGCGCTGGTGAAGCTCGCGGCACTGGTTCTCGCCTCGGCCTGTGGCTTTCGCGGCGGACGGATTTTCCCGGCGGTCTTCGTCGGGGTAGCGCTGGGGCTGATGCTGCATGCCCACGTTGACGCCGTACCGGCGGCGATCACCGTCTCCTGTGCGATCCTCGGTATGGTGCTGGTCGTCACCCGCGACGGCTGGCTGAGCCTGTTTATGGCCGCCGTGGTGGTCCCGGATACGACTCTGCTGCCACTGCTGTGCATTGTGATGCTCCCGGCCTGGCTGTTGCTGGCCGGGAGGCCATTGATGATTGCCAAACGACATACCGACTAA
- the glk gene encoding glucokinase: MTKFALVGDVGGTNARLALCDLASGEISRAKTYSGLDYPSLEAVVRVYLEEHQVTVNEGCIAIACPITGDWVAMTNHTWAFSIAEMKRNLGFAHLEIINDFTAVSMAIPMLKAEHLIQFGGSAPVAGKPIAVYGAGTGLGVAHLVHVDKRWVSLPGEGGHVDFAPNSEEEGIILEELRAELGHVSAERVLSGPGLVNLYRAIVKSDGRLPENLQPREVTERALADSCTDCRRALSLFCVIMGRFGGNLALTLGTFGGVYIAGGIVPRFLEFFKASGFRGGFEDKGRFKAYVQDIPVYLIVHENPGLLGSGAHLRQTLGQVL, from the coding sequence ATGACAAAATTTGCTTTAGTAGGAGATGTCGGGGGGACAAATGCCCGCCTGGCGCTATGTGATCTGGCGAGCGGAGAGATCTCTCGTGCAAAGACCTATTCCGGGCTCGATTATCCCAGTCTGGAGGCGGTGGTGCGCGTCTATCTGGAGGAGCACCAGGTGACCGTCAACGAAGGCTGTATCGCCATTGCCTGCCCGATCACCGGCGACTGGGTGGCGATGACCAACCATACCTGGGCCTTCTCCATCGCTGAAATGAAGCGCAACCTTGGCTTTGCCCATCTGGAGATAATTAACGATTTTACCGCCGTTTCCATGGCCATCCCGATGCTCAAAGCTGAGCACCTCATTCAGTTTGGCGGCAGCGCTCCGGTAGCGGGCAAACCGATCGCCGTTTATGGCGCCGGAACCGGGCTTGGCGTGGCGCATCTGGTGCACGTTGACAAGCGCTGGGTCAGCCTGCCGGGTGAAGGCGGTCATGTCGATTTTGCGCCGAACAGCGAAGAAGAGGGGATTATTCTGGAAGAGTTGCGCGCCGAGCTGGGGCATGTTTCCGCAGAACGCGTGCTCTCTGGTCCCGGACTGGTCAATTTGTACCGCGCGATTGTGAAGTCTGATGGCCGCCTGCCAGAGAACCTGCAGCCGCGCGAGGTCACCGAGCGAGCGCTGGCGGACAGCTGCACCGACTGTCGCCGGGCGTTGTCGCTATTCTGCGTCATTATGGGACGTTTCGGCGGTAACCTGGCGCTGACCTTGGGGACCTTTGGCGGGGTGTATATTGCCGGGGGCATTGTGCCGCGCTTCCTGGAGTTCTTTAAAGCCTCTGGCTTCCGCGGCGGCTTTGAAGATAAAGGCCGTTTCAAAGCCTATGTTCAGGATATTCCGGTTTACCTGATCGTGCATGAAAACCCAGGCCTGCTGGGCTCCGGCGCGCATCTGCGTCAGACGCTGGGCCAGGTGCTGTAA
- a CDS encoding LytR/AlgR family response regulator transcription factor: MKVIIVEDEFLAQQELSWLINTHSQMEIVGSFDDGLDVLKFLQHNKVDAIFLDINIPSLDGVLLAQNISQFAHKPFIVFITAWKEHAVEAFELEAFDYILKPYQESRIINMLQKLTTAWQQQNNVAAGATGAAPRENDTINLIKDERIIVTSIHDIYYAEAHEKMTFVYTRRESFVMPMNITEFCSKLPTAHFFRCHRSYCVNISKIREIEPWFNNTYVLRLRDLEFQVPVSRSKVKEFRQLMNL, encoded by the coding sequence ATGAAAGTTATCATTGTGGAGGATGAGTTTCTGGCCCAGCAGGAGCTCTCCTGGCTTATTAACACCCATAGCCAGATGGAGATCGTCGGCAGCTTTGACGACGGCCTGGACGTGCTGAAATTTCTCCAGCACAACAAGGTCGACGCCATCTTTCTCGATATCAATATTCCATCGCTTGACGGTGTTCTGCTGGCGCAAAACATCAGCCAGTTTGCCCATAAGCCTTTTATCGTCTTTATCACCGCGTGGAAAGAACACGCGGTGGAAGCCTTTGAGCTGGAGGCATTTGACTACATCCTGAAACCCTACCAGGAGTCACGTATCATCAATATGCTGCAAAAGCTGACCACCGCCTGGCAGCAGCAAAATAACGTCGCTGCGGGAGCGACCGGCGCGGCGCCACGAGAAAACGACACCATCAATCTGATTAAAGATGAGCGGATCATCGTCACCAGCATTCATGATATTTATTATGCCGAGGCGCATGAAAAGATGACATTCGTCTATACCCGCCGGGAGTCATTCGTCATGCCGATGAACATCACCGAATTCTGCAGCAAACTGCCCACCGCACATTTCTTTCGCTGTCACCGCTCGTACTGCGTGAATATCAGCAAGATCCGCGAAATTGAACCGTGGTTTAACAATACCTATGTGCTGCGCCTGCGCGACCTGGAGTTTCAGGTGCCGGTGAGCCGCAGTAAAGTGAAAGAGTTTCGCCAGCTGATGAATCTGTAG
- a CDS encoding sensor histidine kinase — MHEIFTMMLAVYDRAALMLICLFFLIRLRLFRELLHKSAHTPKELLAVTAIFSLFALFSTWSGVPVEGSLVNVRIIAVMSGGILFGPWVGAIVGAIAGVHRYLIDIDGVTAVPCFITSIVAGLLSGLINRKVARDQRWKIGILAGMVCESLTMILVVVWAPSLSLGVDIVSKIGIPMILGSVCIGFIVLLVQSVEGEKEASAARQAKLALDIANKTLPLFRHVNSDSLRQVCEIIRRDITADAVAITNKEHVLAYVGVGEANYQRHDDEISPTTRQAIRYGKIIIKNNDEAHRTPEIHSMMVIPLWEKGVVTGTLKIYYCHAHRITSTLQEMAIGLSQIISTQLEVSRAEQLREMANKAELRALQSKINPHFLFNALNAISSSIRLNPDTARQLIFNLSRYLRYNIELKDDEQIDIKRELYQIKDYIAIEQARFGDKLTVIYDIDDDVSCVIPSLLIQPLVENAIVHGIQPCKGKGVVTIGVNECGNRVRISVRDTGNGIDPAVVARVEADEMPGNKIGLLNVHHRVKLLYGEGLHIRTLTPGTEIAFYVPNHSTPQALTESLLS; from the coding sequence ATGCACGAAATCTTTACTATGATGCTGGCGGTCTATGACCGTGCGGCCCTGATGCTTATTTGCCTCTTTTTCCTCATTCGCCTGCGCCTGTTCCGCGAACTGTTGCATAAATCGGCCCATACACCGAAAGAGCTGCTGGCGGTAACCGCCATTTTCTCGCTGTTCGCGCTATTTAGTACCTGGTCCGGCGTCCCGGTTGAGGGATCCCTGGTGAATGTGCGCATTATCGCCGTGATGTCCGGTGGGATCTTGTTTGGTCCCTGGGTGGGCGCGATTGTCGGGGCGATTGCCGGCGTACACCGCTATCTGATCGATATCGACGGCGTGACCGCGGTGCCCTGCTTTATCACCAGCATTGTTGCCGGCCTGCTGTCGGGGTTGATTAACCGCAAAGTGGCCCGCGATCAACGCTGGAAAATTGGCATTCTGGCCGGGATGGTATGTGAGTCCCTGACCATGATCCTGGTGGTGGTCTGGGCACCTTCCCTGAGCCTCGGCGTGGATATTGTTTCAAAAATCGGTATCCCGATGATCCTCGGCAGCGTCTGTATCGGTTTCATCGTGCTGCTGGTGCAAAGCGTGGAAGGGGAAAAGGAGGCCAGCGCAGCGCGGCAGGCGAAACTGGCGCTCGATATTGCCAACAAAACTCTGCCGCTGTTTCGGCACGTTAATAGCGATTCGCTGCGCCAGGTTTGCGAGATTATCCGCCGCGATATTACCGCCGACGCAGTGGCTATCACCAATAAAGAGCACGTACTGGCCTACGTGGGCGTCGGTGAAGCCAACTATCAACGCCACGACGACGAGATCAGTCCGACCACCCGACAGGCGATTCGCTATGGAAAAATCATCATAAAAAACAATGATGAAGCCCACCGCACGCCGGAGATCCACTCCATGATGGTGATCCCGCTGTGGGAAAAAGGGGTGGTGACCGGCACGCTAAAAATCTATTACTGCCACGCCCATCGCATCACTTCGACGCTGCAGGAGATGGCGATTGGCTTATCACAAATTATCTCCACCCAGCTGGAGGTTTCCCGCGCCGAACAGCTGCGGGAGATGGCTAACAAAGCGGAACTGCGCGCCCTGCAAAGTAAAATTAACCCGCATTTTTTATTCAATGCGCTGAACGCCATCTCCTCCTCCATTCGGCTTAATCCGGACACCGCGCGCCAGCTTATTTTTAATCTGTCGCGCTACCTACGCTATAACATCGAATTAAAAGACGATGAGCAGATTGATATCAAAAGAGAGCTTTATCAGATCAAAGATTACATCGCCATTGAACAGGCACGATTCGGCGACAAGCTGACAGTCATCTACGATATTGACGACGACGTTAGCTGCGTGATCCCGAGCCTGCTTATCCAGCCGCTGGTGGAGAACGCCATCGTTCACGGCATTCAGCCCTGTAAAGGCAAAGGCGTGGTGACGATCGGCGTCAATGAGTGCGGTAATCGGGTACGCATTAGCGTTCGCGATACCGGTAATGGCATCGATCCCGCCGTGGTCGCCCGCGTGGAAGCCGACGAAATGCCGGGAAATAAAATTGGCCTGCTCAATGTTCATCATCGGGTGAAGCTTCTCTACGGCGAGGGGCTGCATATTCGGACCCTCACGCCGGGAACGGAAATCGCCTTTTATGTCCCCAATCACTCTACGCCGCAGGCGCTGACGGAGTCTCTGTTGTCATGA
- the alaC gene encoding alanine transaminase, which translates to MAESSPERRFTRIDRLPPYVFNITAELKMAARRRGEDIIDFSMGNPDGATPPHIVEKLCTVAQRPDTHGYSTSRGIPRLRRAISRWYEERYNVDIDPESEAIVTIGSKEGLAHLMLATLDHGDTVLVPNPSYPIHIYGAVIAGAQVRSVPLVEGVDFFNELERAIRESYPKPKMMILGFPSNPTAQCVELDFFEKVVALAKQYDILVVHDLAYADIVYDGWKAPSIMQVPGARDVAVEFFTLSKSYNMAGWRIGFMVGNKTLVNALARIKSYHDYGTFTPLQVAAIAALEGDQQCVRDIAEQYKRRRDVLVKGLHEAGWMVECPKASMYVWAKIPEPYAAMGSLEFAKKLLNEAKVCVSPGIGFGDYGDTHVRFALIENRDRTRQAIRGIKAMFRADGLLPVPAAS; encoded by the coding sequence ATGGCTGAATCCAGTCCTGAACGCCGTTTTACGCGTATCGATCGTCTCCCTCCGTACGTTTTTAACATTACTGCTGAACTGAAAATGGCTGCGCGTCGGCGCGGCGAAGATATTATCGATTTCAGTATGGGCAATCCCGATGGCGCGACGCCGCCGCATATTGTGGAAAAACTCTGCACCGTTGCCCAACGGCCTGACACCCATGGTTACTCTACCTCGCGGGGGATCCCGCGCCTGCGTCGCGCCATTTCGCGCTGGTATGAAGAACGCTATAACGTCGATATCGATCCGGAATCAGAAGCGATCGTTACCATTGGTTCGAAAGAGGGGCTGGCGCACCTGATGCTGGCGACGCTGGATCATGGCGACACCGTACTGGTGCCGAACCCCAGCTATCCGATCCATATCTATGGTGCGGTAATCGCCGGGGCGCAGGTGCGCTCGGTGCCGCTGGTGGAAGGGGTGGATTTCTTTAACGAGCTGGAACGTGCCATCCGCGAGAGTTACCCGAAGCCGAAAATGATGATCCTTGGCTTTCCCTCGAATCCGACTGCGCAGTGCGTGGAGCTGGATTTCTTCGAAAAGGTCGTCGCCCTGGCTAAACAGTACGATATTCTTGTCGTCCACGATCTGGCCTATGCCGATATCGTGTATGACGGCTGGAAAGCGCCCTCTATCATGCAGGTGCCCGGCGCGCGAGATGTCGCCGTCGAGTTCTTTACCCTGTCGAAAAGCTATAACATGGCCGGCTGGCGGATTGGCTTTATGGTGGGTAATAAAACCCTGGTGAATGCGCTTGCTCGTATCAAAAGCTATCATGACTACGGCACGTTTACCCCACTGCAGGTAGCGGCAATTGCGGCTCTGGAGGGCGATCAGCAGTGTGTGCGTGATATCGCCGAACAGTATAAGCGCCGTCGCGATGTGCTGGTCAAAGGGCTCCATGAGGCCGGCTGGATGGTGGAGTGTCCGAAAGCGTCTATGTATGTGTGGGCGAAAATACCGGAACCTTACGCCGCGATGGGCTCACTGGAGTTTGCGAAAAAGCTGCTTAATGAAGCGAAGGTTTGCGTCTCGCCGGGGATTGGCTTTGGCGACTATGGCGATACCCACGTCCGCTTCGCGCTGATCGAGAATCGGGACCGTACGCGTCAGGCGATCCGCGGTATCAAGGCGATGTTTCGCGCGGATGGCCTGCTGCCCGTGCCCGCCGCGAGCTAA
- the ypdK gene encoding membrane protein YpdK — MKYFFMGLSFMVIVWAGTFALMI; from the coding sequence GTGAAATACTTCTTTATGGGTCTCTCTTTTATGGTCATCGTTTGGGCCGGTACTTTTGCCCTGATGATCTAG